From the Halalkalicoccus sp. CGA53 genome, one window contains:
- a CDS encoding amidohydrolase, whose translation MYAIVGGTVHTQTKRGVIEGGTVLVEDGEISAVGEGIEIPDGTTTIDAAGRVVTPGLIDAHSHAGVSEWGEPEDADFNELSDPVTPHVNALDGFHPGDEELAHALSGGVTSVSARMGSGNVIGGIICSMKTSGTLADEMLIREDGMKAAFGENPKRVHGEERDREPCTRPGVAATLRQALMDAEDYLARREHASEGGEPFERDLGMENLSRVIEGDLPLRVHAHRADDIMTVFRIAEEFGVDGLSIEHATEGHLIAEEFAKRDVPAVVGPSLYSGAKYELSNITFETAGILHQAGVTVAIQTDAPILPQEYLNVCVGLAVREGLPEEAALATVTRNPAEILGIADRVGTLESGTDADLVVWNEDPFSLAAKPEHVLVDGDRVAGTGEIEG comes from the coding sequence ATGTACGCGATCGTGGGCGGGACGGTCCACACGCAGACGAAGCGAGGCGTGATCGAGGGCGGGACCGTCCTCGTCGAGGACGGCGAGATCAGTGCAGTCGGTGAGGGGATCGAGATTCCGGACGGGACGACGACGATCGACGCGGCCGGGAGGGTCGTCACGCCGGGGCTGATCGACGCCCACAGCCACGCGGGCGTGAGCGAGTGGGGCGAACCGGAGGACGCCGACTTCAACGAACTCTCCGATCCGGTGACCCCACACGTGAACGCCTTAGACGGCTTTCACCCGGGCGACGAGGAACTCGCTCACGCCCTCTCCGGCGGGGTCACCAGCGTGAGCGCGCGGATGGGCAGCGGGAACGTGATCGGGGGGATCATCTGCTCGATGAAGACCTCTGGAACCCTGGCCGACGAGATGCTGATCCGCGAGGACGGAATGAAGGCCGCGTTCGGCGAGAACCCGAAGCGCGTCCACGGCGAGGAACGCGACCGCGAGCCCTGTACCCGTCCCGGAGTGGCCGCGACGCTCCGGCAAGCGCTGATGGACGCCGAGGACTACCTCGCGAGGCGCGAGCACGCGAGCGAGGGCGGCGAGCCGTTCGAGCGCGATCTCGGAATGGAGAACCTCTCGCGGGTGATCGAGGGCGACCTTCCTCTGAGAGTTCACGCCCACCGGGCCGACGACATCATGACTGTCTTTCGGATCGCGGAGGAGTTCGGGGTCGATGGGCTCTCGATCGAACACGCGACCGAGGGCCACCTGATCGCAGAGGAGTTCGCGAAACGCGACGTACCCGCCGTGGTCGGGCCGAGCCTCTACAGCGGCGCGAAGTACGAACTCTCGAACATCACGTTCGAGACCGCGGGTATCCTTCACCAGGCAGGGGTGACGGTGGCGATCCAGACCGACGCCCCGATCCTGCCACAGGAGTACCTGAACGTCTGCGTCGGCCTCGCGGTGCGGGAGGGCCTGCCCGAGGAGGCGGCGCTCGCGACCGTAACTCGAAACCCGGCAGAGATCCTCGGGATCGCGGACCGGGTGGGCACTCTCGAATCGGGAACGGACGCGGACCTCGTCGTCTGGAACGAGGATCCGTTCTCGCTCGCGGCCAAGCCCGAGCACGTCCTCGTCGACGGCGATCGGGTCGCGGGAACCGGCGAGATCGAGGGTTGA
- a CDS encoding DUF447 domain-containing protein, protein MTEHDDDAGEWPAELDGVTESVVATFGPNGRWNLAALGLFSGDPVAATTWGDTRTRRNFEREGEGVVQFTRDPRTFVEAALGIYELDDPVDDSADAWVRVTVERIGSDERGGTTRETWALTPTDSEIRRETVPTTNRGYFAVIDATVAASRLDVPSYDRRRLVERLVYYESVVGRCGGEREREAFARIADLTGWNEARENESF, encoded by the coding sequence GTGACCGAGCACGACGACGATGCGGGGGAATGGCCGGCCGAACTCGATGGCGTCACCGAGTCCGTCGTCGCGACCTTCGGCCCGAACGGTCGGTGGAACCTCGCGGCGCTCGGGCTGTTCTCCGGAGATCCCGTGGCCGCGACGACGTGGGGGGACACCCGGACCCGACGGAACTTCGAGCGGGAGGGCGAGGGTGTCGTCCAGTTCACGCGCGATCCCCGGACCTTCGTGGAGGCCGCCCTCGGTATCTACGAACTGGACGACCCGGTCGACGACTCGGCCGACGCCTGGGTCCGTGTCACGGTCGAGCGGATCGGCTCCGACGAGCGGGGTGGGACGACGCGCGAGACGTGGGCGCTCACCCCGACCGACTCGGAGATCCGGAGGGAGACGGTTCCGACGACCAACCGGGGCTACTTCGCGGTGATCGACGCGACCGTCGCGGCCTCTCGACTCGACGTCCCGTCGTACGATCGACGGAGGCTCGTCGAGCGGCTCGTGTACTACGAATCGGTCGTCGGACGCTGCGGTGGCGAGCGCGAACGCGAGGCGTTCGCCCGGATCGCCGACCTCACCGGATGGAACGAGGCGCGGGAGAACGAATCCTTTTAG
- a CDS encoding triphosphoribosyl-dephospho-CoA synthase, with amino-acid sequence MSAEPMSRGPAENAQLALLLEVAGTPKPGNVDRRRDLPALRFEHFLAGAVGAGGGLRLAEGGEPVGTAFERAIAGMAEQDGGNTQFGCLLLLVPLVRAASVGRLSPEGVREVTEATTVEDSVEFYRAFEHVDVSVGDPPDGADALDARHGSAAASTLRERELTLLDVMSLSAEPREGHPGDANAREWVEDFPRTFAAAEGLLADEGPVTDRAARTFLSLLAEAPDTLVAVDRGLDVAHEVMERADTVAGDLEAAESLAEEFVVRGINPGTTADLTCAALFVALSRGLSV; translated from the coding sequence GTGAGCGCGGAGCCGATGTCGAGAGGGCCCGCGGAGAACGCCCAGTTGGCCCTCTTGCTGGAGGTCGCCGGGACGCCCAAACCGGGGAACGTCGACCGTCGACGGGACCTCCCCGCCCTCCGGTTCGAGCACTTCCTCGCGGGTGCGGTCGGCGCGGGTGGAGGTCTGCGACTGGCCGAGGGGGGCGAACCCGTCGGAACGGCGTTCGAGCGCGCGATCGCCGGGATGGCCGAGCAGGATGGCGGGAACACGCAGTTCGGCTGCCTGCTCCTGCTCGTCCCGCTCGTCCGGGCGGCGAGCGTGGGCCGACTCTCCCCCGAGGGGGTTCGCGAAGTGACCGAGGCGACCACGGTCGAAGACTCCGTAGAGTTCTACCGGGCGTTCGAACACGTCGACGTCTCCGTCGGCGATCCCCCGGACGGGGCCGACGCGCTCGACGCACGCCACGGCTCGGCGGCCGCCTCGACGCTCCGCGAGCGAGAGCTCACCCTTCTCGACGTGATGTCGCTCTCGGCGGAGCCGCGCGAGGGCCACCCCGGAGACGCGAACGCCCGCGAGTGGGTGGAGGACTTCCCTCGGACGTTCGCGGCCGCCGAGGGGCTCCTCGCGGACGAGGGGCCGGTCACGGATCGAGCCGCCCGGACCTTCCTCTCGCTGCTCGCGGAGGCACCGGACACGCTCGTCGCGGTCGACCGTGGTCTCGACGTGGCCCACGAGGTGATGGAACGTGCGGATACGGTCGCCGGCGACCTCGAAGCGGCCGAATCGCTCGCGGAGGAGTTCGTCGTCCGTGGGATCAATCCGGGGACGACCGCCGACCTCACCTGCGCGGCGCTGTTCGTCGCCCTCTCCCGGGGGCTCTCGGTGTGA
- a CDS encoding 30S ribosomal protein S17e codes for MAIKPAYVKKTGARLLEQYPEAFNDDFEHNKESVRELTNIESKGVRNRIAGYVTRKAQAASA; via the coding sequence ATGGCGATCAAACCGGCCTACGTCAAGAAGACGGGCGCGCGACTGCTCGAACAGTACCCCGAAGCGTTCAACGACGATTTCGAGCACAACAAAGAGAGCGTCCGGGAGCTCACGAACATCGAGTCGAAGGGCGTCAGAAACCGCATCGCCGGCTACGTCACCCGCAAGGCGCAGGCGGCGAGCGCGTAG
- a CDS encoding type II toxin-antitoxin system VapC family toxin — MKLLDTTFLIGYERGQEVIGAYLKRNEDREFVTSTICLKELAVGKHLVGSPTRADLTANYGWLRIVPFTLDYAYEAGALEAALHDDPGVNRDGIDSLSADALIAGTARSLGATVVTRNVSDFERFEGIAVESY, encoded by the coding sequence ATGAAGCTGCTTGACACCACCTTCCTGATCGGCTACGAGCGCGGGCAGGAGGTGATTGGAGCGTACCTCAAGCGGAACGAGGACCGGGAGTTCGTCACTTCGACGATCTGTCTGAAGGAACTAGCGGTCGGAAAGCACCTCGTCGGATCGCCTACCCGGGCGGACCTGACGGCGAACTACGGCTGGCTCCGAATCGTCCCCTTCACGCTCGACTATGCATACGAGGCGGGAGCACTCGAAGCGGCGCTCCATGACGATCCCGGCGTGAACCGGGACGGGATCGACTCGCTTTCGGCCGACGCGTTGATCGCCGGCACTGCCCGATCACTCGGCGCGACCGTCGTGACGAGAAACGTCTCCGATTTCGAGCGGTTCGAGGGCATAGCCGTCGAGTCGTACTGA
- a CDS encoding antitoxin VapB family protein, whose amino-acid sequence MGTKTIGLDEEAYERLRAQKREGESFSDTVKRITDEVSSDWRRGFGSLSEEEGERLEVVISAQRKRASAALAVRQERALDAATDEE is encoded by the coding sequence ATGGGGACGAAGACGATCGGCCTCGACGAGGAGGCGTACGAGCGCCTGAGAGCGCAGAAGCGGGAGGGAGAGAGCTTCAGCGACACGGTGAAGCGGATCACGGACGAAGTCTCCTCGGACTGGCGGCGGGGGTTCGGCTCGCTCTCGGAGGAAGAGGGTGAACGGCTCGAAGTGGTCATCTCGGCTCAGCGTAAGCGTGCGAGTGCTGCACTCGCTGTCAGACAGGAGCGAGCGCTCGACGCGGCGACCGACGAGGAATGA
- the asd gene encoding aspartate-semialdehyde dehydrogenase encodes MSTTVGILGATGAVGQRLVQLLDPHPDFEIGALTASAESAGRAYRDAAKWRIGTPIPEDVGEITVSETDPEAVPDEVDLLFSSLPSGVGERVERAFCEAGYVVSSNSSNARMADDVPLVIPEVNHDHLDLLEVQRESRGWDGALVKNPNCSTITMVPTLKALDAYGLSRVHVATLQAVSGAGYSGVTSMEIIDNVIPHIGGEEPKMETETRKLLGSFDGAELSHHEVEVSASCNRVPTLDGHLENVWAETEEELSVEEAKAAMREAPSLSLHSSPDPLIHVFDDPDRPQPRLDREREEGMQVTVGGIRETVSGIQYNCLAHNTLRGAAGASVLNGELLVSESYL; translated from the coding sequence ATGTCTACCACTGTCGGCATCCTCGGCGCCACCGGCGCCGTCGGCCAGCGACTCGTCCAGCTTCTCGACCCGCACCCCGACTTCGAGATCGGAGCGCTCACCGCGAGCGCCGAGAGCGCCGGACGGGCCTACCGTGACGCGGCGAAGTGGCGCATCGGCACCCCGATCCCCGAGGACGTCGGCGAGATCACGGTGAGCGAGACCGATCCCGAGGCTGTCCCCGACGAGGTGGACCTGCTCTTCTCCTCGCTCCCCTCGGGCGTCGGTGAGCGGGTCGAGCGCGCGTTCTGCGAGGCGGGCTACGTCGTCTCGTCGAACTCGTCGAACGCCCGGATGGCCGACGACGTCCCCCTCGTGATTCCTGAAGTAAACCACGACCACCTCGATCTCCTCGAGGTCCAGCGGGAGTCGAGAGGCTGGGACGGCGCGCTCGTGAAGAACCCGAACTGTTCGACGATCACGATGGTTCCCACCCTGAAAGCGCTCGACGCCTATGGGCTCTCCAGGGTGCACGTCGCGACGCTTCAAGCTGTTTCCGGGGCGGGGTACTCCGGCGTGACCTCGATGGAGATCATCGACAACGTTATCCCGCACATCGGCGGCGAGGAGCCGAAGATGGAGACCGAGACGCGGAAACTCCTCGGTAGCTTCGACGGCGCGGAGCTCAGCCACCACGAGGTCGAGGTCTCGGCCTCCTGTAACCGCGTCCCGACGCTCGACGGCCACCTGGAGAACGTCTGGGCCGAGACCGAGGAGGAACTGAGTGTCGAAGAGGCGAAGGCAGCGATGCGCGAGGCCCCCTCGCTCTCGCTTCACTCCTCGCCCGACCCGCTGATCCACGTCTTCGACGACCCGGACCGCCCACAGCCGCGTCTCGACCGCGAGCGCGAAGAGGGGATGCAGGTCACCGTCGGCGGGATCAGGGAGACCGTCTCGGGGATCCAGTACAACTGCCTCGCGCACAACACGCTCCGCGGTGCTGCGGGCGCGAGCGTCCTGAACGGCGAACTGCTCGTCTCCGAAAGCTACCTCTAG
- a CDS encoding tRNA-dihydrouridine synthase — MFSPRVALASLSGRSDAGWALAVGEYVGCAFLGGIALDRGTRAAARELTERDREEFLPRDPIAFVEEQFAALSGTEIRPGFNVRASDPEPIREVATVCADHGAICEINAHCRQAEMCDAGAGESLLRDGNRLTEQVETASETGAAVSVKVRAEVSAVDLADLARRIERAGADAIHVDAMDSEYVIRDVSRACDLFVIANNGVRDRETTEEYLAFGADAVSVGRASDDPRVLTAVRETTDRWFEREVTA, encoded by the coding sequence ATGTTCTCGCCCCGTGTGGCGCTCGCGAGCCTCAGCGGGCGATCGGACGCCGGGTGGGCGCTGGCGGTAGGGGAGTACGTCGGCTGTGCCTTTCTCGGCGGGATCGCACTGGATCGGGGGACGCGCGCCGCCGCGCGGGAGCTGACCGAGCGCGACCGCGAGGAGTTCCTTCCCCGGGACCCGATCGCGTTCGTCGAGGAACAGTTCGCGGCGCTCTCCGGTACCGAGATCCGTCCCGGCTTCAACGTCCGCGCGAGCGATCCGGAGCCGATCCGCGAGGTCGCTACGGTCTGTGCCGACCACGGCGCGATCTGCGAGATCAACGCCCACTGCCGACAGGCCGAGATGTGCGACGCCGGTGCTGGCGAGTCGCTCCTGCGCGACGGGAACCGGCTGACGGAGCAGGTCGAGACGGCCAGCGAGACGGGTGCGGCGGTCTCGGTGAAGGTCCGGGCCGAAGTGTCCGCCGTCGACCTCGCGGACCTCGCCCGTCGGATCGAGCGGGCGGGCGCGGACGCGATCCACGTGGACGCGATGGACTCGGAGTACGTGATCCGGGACGTCTCGAGGGCGTGTGACCTCTTCGTGATCGCGAACAACGGGGTTCGGGACCGAGAGACCACCGAGGAGTACCTCGCGTTCGGAGCGGACGCGGTGAGTGTCGGCCGGGCGAGTGACGACCCTCGGGTGCTGACTGCGGTCAGAGAGACGACCGACCGATGGTTCGAGCGGGAGGTGACCGCGTGA
- a CDS encoding D-2-hydroxyacid dehydrogenase, whose product MSESDVLVLRRGTHGMPVDDLVAEIEARLPDREIALARTPEEERELIEGVRIVAGMTIGEDLVGEAGEMELFACAYAGTGHLPLSALESAGTKVTSASGVHGPNIAEHVIGAMLAFTRGFFRARNQQDRREWRHFQAGELQGETVTIVGLGAIGVAIAERLEGFGVETIGVRYTPEKGGPTDEVLGFDGLHDALSTTDHLVLACPLTEETRGLVGEAEFHTLPPNALLVNVARGPVVDTDALVGAIRSNQLRGASLDVTDPEPLPEEHPLWGFENVQITPHNSGHTPEYYARFADIVAENVERLDRGEELRNQVI is encoded by the coding sequence ATGTCCGAATCCGACGTGCTGGTGCTCAGACGCGGAACCCACGGGATGCCCGTCGACGACCTGGTCGCCGAGATCGAAGCGCGCCTCCCCGACCGCGAGATCGCGCTCGCACGGACGCCCGAAGAGGAGCGAGAGCTGATCGAAGGCGTCCGGATCGTCGCCGGGATGACGATCGGGGAGGACCTGGTCGGGGAGGCGGGGGAGATGGAGCTGTTCGCCTGTGCGTACGCCGGAACCGGGCATCTGCCGCTCTCGGCGCTCGAATCCGCAGGAACGAAGGTTACCAGCGCGTCGGGTGTCCACGGGCCGAACATCGCAGAGCACGTGATCGGCGCGATGCTGGCGTTCACCCGGGGCTTCTTCCGGGCGCGAAACCAGCAGGATCGGCGGGAGTGGCGTCACTTCCAGGCCGGCGAGCTACAGGGCGAGACGGTGACGATCGTCGGCCTCGGGGCGATCGGGGTGGCGATCGCCGAACGACTGGAAGGGTTCGGCGTGGAGACGATCGGCGTGCGTTACACGCCCGAGAAGGGGGGGCCGACCGACGAGGTGCTCGGCTTCGACGGCCTCCACGACGCACTTTCGACCACCGACCACCTCGTGCTCGCCTGTCCGCTCACCGAGGAGACCCGCGGCCTGGTCGGCGAGGCCGAGTTCCACACCCTCCCCCCGAACGCCCTGCTCGTGAACGTCGCGCGGGGTCCGGTGGTCGACACCGACGCGCTCGTCGGCGCGATCCGCTCGAACCAGCTCCGGGGGGCGTCGCTCGACGTCACCGACCCCGAACCGCTCCCCGAAGAGCACCCGCTGTGGGGCTTCGAGAACGTCCAGATCACGCCGCACAACTCGGGACATACCCCCGAGTACTACGCGAGGTTCGCCGATATCGTCGCGGAGAACGTCGAGCGGCTGGATCGGGGCGAGGAACTCCGCAATCAGGTGATCTAG
- the cofD gene encoding 2-phospho-L-lactate transferase has product MTTFLSGGTGTPKLLSGADAVFDYEQVTAVGNTGDDVELGGLFVSPDIDTVLFERGGVLDTGTWWGIDGDSHETHERLHELAEAADLGTGPRYLPDDRQTDGRELAAWRRFSGIAEFMTIGDRDRAVHLTRTGLLDEGHTLTEATDVLARAFGIDLTLVPMSDDPVATLIHTESGKMHFQEWWVAHRGEPPVEEVEFRGAERAEPTPEVRSALADPVVIGPSNPVTSIGPMLALPGLERLLSETPVIAVSPFVDDRVFSGPAADLMGATGHEPSTRGVADAYPFADGFVLDEADGTELERPVARTDTSVGSSADAARVARAVERLLSEVV; this is encoded by the coding sequence ATGACGACGTTCCTCTCGGGCGGGACGGGGACGCCGAAACTCCTCTCGGGAGCCGACGCTGTCTTCGATTACGAGCAGGTCACCGCGGTCGGCAACACCGGCGACGACGTCGAACTCGGCGGGCTCTTCGTCTCGCCGGATATCGACACCGTGCTCTTCGAGCGGGGGGGCGTCCTCGACACCGGGACCTGGTGGGGGATCGACGGTGATAGCCACGAGACGCACGAGCGGCTCCACGAACTCGCGGAGGCGGCGGACCTCGGAACTGGACCACGATACCTGCCCGACGACCGGCAGACCGACGGGAGAGAACTGGCTGCGTGGCGGCGCTTTTCGGGCATCGCGGAGTTCATGACGATCGGTGACCGGGACCGTGCGGTCCACCTCACCCGGACGGGCCTGCTCGACGAAGGCCACACGCTCACCGAAGCGACGGACGTCCTCGCCCGGGCGTTCGGCATCGACCTCACCCTAGTGCCGATGAGCGACGACCCGGTCGCGACGCTGATCCACACCGAGAGTGGAAAAATGCACTTCCAGGAGTGGTGGGTCGCACACCGGGGCGAGCCACCGGTGGAGGAGGTGGAGTTCCGCGGCGCAGAGCGCGCGGAGCCGACTCCGGAGGTCCGCTCCGCCCTCGCCGATCCGGTGGTGATCGGCCCGTCGAACCCGGTGACCAGCATCGGACCGATGCTCGCGCTCCCCGGACTCGAACGGTTGCTCTCCGAGACCCCGGTGATCGCCGTCTCGCCGTTCGTCGACGACCGGGTGTTCTCCGGGCCGGCAGCCGATCTGATGGGGGCGACGGGTCACGAACCGAGCACGAGAGGGGTGGCCGACGCCTACCCGTTCGCCGACGGGTTCGTCCTCGACGAGGCCGACGGAACCGAACTTGAACGGCCGGTCGCGAGGACCGACACGAGCGTGGGATCGAGTGCGGACGCCGCCCGGGTCGCCCGAGCCGTCGAGAGACTGCTCTCGGAGGTGGTCTGA